A genomic stretch from Arachis stenosperma cultivar V10309 chromosome 3, arast.V10309.gnm1.PFL2, whole genome shotgun sequence includes:
- the LOC130970322 gene encoding peptide chain release factor PrfB3, chloroplastic isoform X2 has protein sequence MFTSTALEIEEAKRTKHEEILRAFDMWDDPAKSNEILVNLANSIKVVDSLKDLRYMVEEAKLIKHLAEVNAIDYGLYKQAYDASLGANKILDQYEMSKLLKGPFDLSGACLIIKAGPGGIYPKLWAERLLSMYLKWAKKQGYEGRIVDRYPFKNGGINSATIELEFECAYGYLSGEKGVHKLISDSPNESSELEASLAIVDVIPMFLENPCDLEIDSEDLIISSPSIPVEQKKQTGLTVCIQHIPTGISVQSSGERSNFANKMKALNRLKAKLQVIAMEQGVESIRSISKGKIVNPVQEETRSYTSHPYKLVHDVKTGIELPDLISVLDGNIGPLIAAHVNTRLMS, from the exons ATGTTCACATCAACAGCCTTAGAAATCGAAGAAGCCAAACGAACTAAGCACGAAGAAATTCTACGTGCTTTTGATATGTGGGATGATCCAGCTAAATCCAATGAAATTCTTGTCAACCTGGCTAATAGCATCAAAGTGGTTGATTCTCTTAAGGATTTAAGATACATG GTAGAGGAAGCCAAGTTGATCAAGCACTTAGCTGAGGTGAATGCCATTGATTACGGGCTCTACAAACAAGCGTATGATGCATCTTTGGGTGCAAATAAGATTTTGGATCAATATGAGATGTCTAAGCTTCTTAAGGGACCATTTGACCTGTCGGGAGCTTGTCTGATTATAAAAGCTGGACCTGGAGGCATCTATCCTAAG CTCTGGGCAGAACGACTCCTTAGCATGTATCTTAAATGGGCCAAGAAACAAGGTTATGAGGGAAGGATTGTTGATAGGTATCCATTCAAGAACGGAGGAATTAACTCAGCAACGATAGAGCTTGAATTCGAGTGTGCTTATGGCTATCTTTCAGGGGAAAAAGGAGTTCACAAACTGATAAGTGATTCCCCAAATGAGTCTTCAGAGCTTGAG GCTAGCTTGGCAATTGTAGATGTTATTCCCATGTTCCTTGAAAATCCGTGTGATCTAGAAATTGATTCTGAGGATTTGATTATCTCATCGCCCTCGATTCCGGTAGAACAGAAGAAACAAACTGGTCTTACAGTCTGCATTCAACATATACCAACTGGCATAAGTGTCCAGTCATCTG GTGAGAGAAGCAACTTCGCAAATAAGATGAAAGCACTAAACAGATTAAAAGCTAAACTTCAAGTGATAGCAATGGAACAAGGGGTTGAAAGTATAAGGAGTATAAGCAAGGGCAAAATTGTAAATCCGGTGCAAGAAGAAACCAGGAGTTATACCTCTCATCCATACAAGTTAGTACATGATGTAAAGACTGGCATTGAGTTGCCAGACTTAATCTCTGTCTTGGATGGGAATATTGGACCCCTTATCGCAGCTCACGTTAATACCAGACTCATGTCATAA
- the LOC130970322 gene encoding peptide chain release factor PrfB3, chloroplastic isoform X1: MATVASEASFLRTAHEVASSFYSKRQHHSLVTTNKKPHAELLFCSYRIRACHSMPDNKDVYKQVGLFSLRRKIEDAVLRAEMFTSTALEIEEAKRTKHEEILRAFDMWDDPAKSNEILVNLANSIKVVDSLKDLRYMVEEAKLIKHLAEVNAIDYGLYKQAYDASLGANKILDQYEMSKLLKGPFDLSGACLIIKAGPGGIYPKLWAERLLSMYLKWAKKQGYEGRIVDRYPFKNGGINSATIELEFECAYGYLSGEKGVHKLISDSPNESSELEASLAIVDVIPMFLENPCDLEIDSEDLIISSPSIPVEQKKQTGLTVCIQHIPTGISVQSSGERSNFANKMKALNRLKAKLQVIAMEQGVESIRSISKGKIVNPVQEETRSYTSHPYKLVHDVKTGIELPDLISVLDGNIGPLIAAHVNTRLMS; the protein is encoded by the exons ATGGCAACTGTGGCCTCTGAAGCCTCATTTCTTAGAACAGCTCACGAAGTTGCATCCTCTTTCTATTCAAAACGGCAGCACCATTCTCTGGTGACGACGAATAAGAAGCCACATGCTGAGCTTCTGTTTTGTTCTTACAGAATTAGAGCTTGTCACTCCATGCCTGACAACAAGGATGTCTACAAACAAGTAG GTTTGTTTTCTCTAAGAAGGAAAATTGAAGATGCTGTTCTTCGTGCTGAGATGTTCACATCAACAGCCTTAGAAATCGAAGAAGCCAAACGAACTAAGCACGAAGAAATTCTACGTGCTTTTGATATGTGGGATGATCCAGCTAAATCCAATGAAATTCTTGTCAACCTGGCTAATAGCATCAAAGTGGTTGATTCTCTTAAGGATTTAAGATACATG GTAGAGGAAGCCAAGTTGATCAAGCACTTAGCTGAGGTGAATGCCATTGATTACGGGCTCTACAAACAAGCGTATGATGCATCTTTGGGTGCAAATAAGATTTTGGATCAATATGAGATGTCTAAGCTTCTTAAGGGACCATTTGACCTGTCGGGAGCTTGTCTGATTATAAAAGCTGGACCTGGAGGCATCTATCCTAAG CTCTGGGCAGAACGACTCCTTAGCATGTATCTTAAATGGGCCAAGAAACAAGGTTATGAGGGAAGGATTGTTGATAGGTATCCATTCAAGAACGGAGGAATTAACTCAGCAACGATAGAGCTTGAATTCGAGTGTGCTTATGGCTATCTTTCAGGGGAAAAAGGAGTTCACAAACTGATAAGTGATTCCCCAAATGAGTCTTCAGAGCTTGAG GCTAGCTTGGCAATTGTAGATGTTATTCCCATGTTCCTTGAAAATCCGTGTGATCTAGAAATTGATTCTGAGGATTTGATTATCTCATCGCCCTCGATTCCGGTAGAACAGAAGAAACAAACTGGTCTTACAGTCTGCATTCAACATATACCAACTGGCATAAGTGTCCAGTCATCTG GTGAGAGAAGCAACTTCGCAAATAAGATGAAAGCACTAAACAGATTAAAAGCTAAACTTCAAGTGATAGCAATGGAACAAGGGGTTGAAAGTATAAGGAGTATAAGCAAGGGCAAAATTGTAAATCCGGTGCAAGAAGAAACCAGGAGTTATACCTCTCATCCATACAAGTTAGTACATGATGTAAAGACTGGCATTGAGTTGCCAGACTTAATCTCTGTCTTGGATGGGAATATTGGACCCCTTATCGCAGCTCACGTTAATACCAGACTCATGTCATAA